In a genomic window of Glaciimonas sp. PCH181:
- a CDS encoding sugar ABC transporter substrate-binding protein, translated as MQRYRCKRLVKALMVATLAMSAVSVNVAYAAAEKFVLISHAPDSDSWWNTIKNAIKQAGEDFNVTVDYRNPPNGDLADMSRLIEQAAARHYDGVIVSIADYSVLKKAMENVTAKKIPLVTINSGTQKQSEELGAIMHVGQPEYDAGKGAGEKAKAAGIKSFVCVNHYATNPSSFERCRGFADAIGVDYKKATLDAGQDPTGIESKLSAYLRNNPGTQGVLALGPDSAGPSLRALQKMGLKGKMWFATFDLSDEIAKGIQDGSVQFAIDQQPYLQGYIPVAVLAIMTQTHTTDVATIQAKLKANPKFQARLAEYGLAPIYGPRHISSGPGYITKDNIDKVLKYAGQYR; from the coding sequence ATGCAACGATATAGATGCAAACGGCTTGTCAAAGCCTTGATGGTAGCAACCTTGGCGATGTCAGCGGTATCAGTAAATGTGGCGTATGCAGCAGCAGAAAAATTTGTCCTGATTAGTCATGCACCGGACTCTGATTCCTGGTGGAATACGATCAAAAATGCGATCAAGCAAGCAGGTGAAGATTTCAACGTGACCGTTGACTATCGTAATCCACCTAACGGTGATTTGGCCGATATGTCGCGTTTGATCGAACAAGCAGCAGCCCGTCATTACGACGGTGTGATCGTCAGTATCGCGGACTATAGCGTACTGAAAAAAGCGATGGAAAACGTGACTGCCAAGAAAATTCCTTTGGTCACAATCAATTCCGGCACACAGAAACAAAGCGAAGAATTAGGCGCGATCATGCACGTCGGTCAGCCTGAATATGATGCAGGCAAGGGCGCTGGCGAAAAGGCGAAAGCCGCGGGCATCAAGTCTTTCGTATGCGTCAACCATTACGCTACTAATCCATCCTCATTCGAGCGTTGCCGCGGTTTTGCCGATGCGATTGGCGTCGATTATAAAAAAGCGACGCTTGATGCAGGTCAGGATCCAACCGGAATAGAAAGCAAACTGAGCGCTTATTTACGGAATAATCCAGGTACGCAAGGCGTGTTGGCATTGGGGCCGGATTCAGCTGGGCCGAGTCTGCGCGCATTGCAAAAAATGGGTCTGAAAGGCAAAATGTGGTTCGCTACATTCGATTTGTCAGATGAGATTGCCAAGGGTATTCAGGATGGTTCGGTCCAGTTTGCGATTGATCAGCAACCCTACTTGCAGGGTTACATTCCGGTTGCAGTCCTGGCGATCATGACGCAAACGCATACCACCGACGTGGCAACGATTCAGGCAAAGCTGAAGGCTAATCCGAAGTTTCAGGCACGTCTTGCCGAGTATGGATTGGCACCGATTTACGGACCACGCCACATCAGCTCAGGTCCGGGTTACATCACCAAAGATAATATTGATAAAGTCCTCAAATACGCAGGTCAGTATCGTTAA
- a CDS encoding MurR/RpiR family transcriptional regulator: MAETATVDQLMLHIADKYATLSKQLKIIAKYVEQHRTSLMLERISDIAEHCDVQPSAIVRFAKQFGFSGFSEMQAVFRDAYTAQTGPSPNYQQRIRKLIETKASPLSSGAMAREFIDASRSGLDELLSGLDEARFEEAVKLLVKADNIYVIGVRRSFPIASYIVYALQHTNKRVHLLSGQGGMFREQCRSIGKNDVMIAISFTPYGKETQACVRLAHHRQAKTLVITDSQLSPLAKHATVSLTVKEGSAFAFRSLTNAMCLCQALFIALAYRLELDVEETSAIDGYDD, from the coding sequence ATGGCGGAAACTGCTACAGTCGACCAACTAATGCTACACATTGCTGACAAATACGCCACGCTTTCCAAGCAACTAAAGATCATTGCAAAGTACGTCGAACAACATCGGACTAGTTTGATGCTGGAACGCATTAGCGATATCGCCGAACATTGCGATGTGCAACCGTCAGCGATCGTACGCTTCGCCAAACAATTTGGCTTTAGCGGCTTCAGCGAAATGCAGGCGGTATTCCGCGACGCTTACACCGCCCAAACCGGGCCGTCGCCTAACTATCAGCAACGCATCCGCAAACTGATAGAAACCAAAGCGTCACCGCTCAGCAGCGGGGCGATGGCACGCGAATTTATCGACGCCAGTCGCAGCGGTTTGGATGAACTGTTAAGCGGTCTGGATGAAGCGCGATTTGAAGAGGCGGTCAAACTTCTGGTCAAAGCCGATAATATTTACGTCATCGGCGTGCGCCGTTCTTTCCCTATCGCCTCCTACATTGTGTATGCGCTGCAACACACCAATAAACGCGTGCATCTTTTATCGGGACAAGGCGGCATGTTCCGCGAACAATGCCGCAGTATCGGCAAAAATGACGTGATGATCGCCATCAGTTTTACGCCTTACGGCAAAGAAACGCAGGCCTGCGTGCGTCTGGCGCATCATCGTCAGGCCAAGACGTTGGTCATCACCGATAGCCAGCTCAGCCCATTGGCAAAGCACGCTACGGTTTCCTTAACTGTTAAGGAAGGTAGCGCCTTTGCCTTCCGGTCGCTGACGAATGCGATGTGCTTATGCCAGGCATTATTCATTGCGCTGGCATATCGACTGGAGCTGGACGTAGAAGAGACCAGCGCTATTGATGGCTACGACGATTAA
- a CDS encoding Gfo/Idh/MocA family oxidoreductase — MSAQSTLKVGIVGLGRLGRRHAENLLRRVSGAVLVAACSPVEAELTWAKETLGINDLYEDYEALLAHEGLDAVFLVTPTSLHPHQIIQALKAGKHVFCEKPLSLDLNDCRRVSAEAALHPQLKVMIGFVRRFDASYQAAYQKIQSGSIGQPFMVYSQTCDQLDPDGFFVKFAPTSGGIFLDCSVHDIDLARWLLGNPKPVRVFASGTIAVHQDLQSCADVDNGVAICEFENGRIATFYASRTMPHGHETVTEVTGTAGRLTVGRNARQNRLEIADARGIRNECTPTFFERFEDAFLTEAAYFVDAIRNNTPLSLTLDDATEATRIGIAMRESLLSKLPVML, encoded by the coding sequence ATGAGCGCGCAATCGACATTAAAAGTGGGCATCGTCGGGCTAGGGCGATTGGGACGTCGGCATGCTGAGAACTTGCTACGGCGTGTTTCCGGTGCGGTGCTGGTGGCGGCCTGTAGCCCTGTTGAGGCTGAACTGACGTGGGCTAAAGAAACGTTAGGAATTAACGATCTCTACGAAGATTATGAAGCGCTACTGGCGCATGAGGGGCTTGATGCGGTGTTTTTGGTGACGCCGACTTCGTTGCATCCGCACCAGATCATTCAGGCGTTAAAGGCCGGCAAGCATGTATTTTGTGAGAAGCCGTTGTCGCTGGATTTGAACGATTGTCGTCGCGTGAGTGCCGAGGCAGCACTGCATCCGCAGCTGAAAGTGATGATCGGCTTTGTGCGACGTTTTGACGCCAGCTATCAAGCGGCGTACCAAAAAATCCAGTCCGGCAGCATTGGCCAGCCGTTCATGGTGTATTCGCAAACTTGTGATCAGCTTGATCCCGATGGATTCTTCGTCAAATTCGCCCCGACTAGTGGCGGTATTTTTCTCGACTGCAGTGTTCACGATATCGATTTGGCGCGCTGGCTGCTGGGAAATCCCAAGCCGGTGCGAGTGTTCGCCAGCGGTACGATTGCGGTACATCAGGATTTGCAATCATGTGCTGATGTGGATAACGGCGTGGCGATTTGTGAATTTGAAAATGGTCGTATCGCCACCTTTTACGCATCGCGCACCATGCCACACGGGCATGAAACGGTGACGGAAGTTACGGGTACGGCAGGGCGTTTGACGGTAGGGCGCAATGCTCGCCAGAATCGGTTGGAGATTGCCGATGCAAGGGGTATTCGCAACGAATGCACGCCAACGTTTTTCGAGCGCTTTGAAGATGCTTTTCTGACCGAGGCTGCCTATTTTGTCGACGCCATTCGCAACAATACACCGTTGAGTCTGACACTTGATGATGCGACGGAAGCGACTCGGATTGGCATCGCCATGCGCGAGTCGCTGTTATCGAAATTACCTGTGATGCTGTAA
- the iolG gene encoding inositol 2-dehydrogenase — protein sequence MIDVAVFGAGRIGKIHAGNLVMQPGVRLKYVSDVNVQAAQELASKHGAQVVSIDAALEDSSVGAVLIASSTDTHADLILRAVAAGKAIFCEKPVDLTLERAKACAQAVADAKVTCMIGFQRRFDPTFEALKTRLAAGEIGDPEMLIVTSRDPGAPPVSYLKSSGGIFKDMLIHDFDIFRWILDDEAVSISATGSCLSDPAIAEAGDIDSAVVTIRTRRGRLCQINTSRRAAYGYDQRFEVLGSQGMLQAGNHKPTEVVSSTAHNVSQDLPEHFFLERYRAAYAREIAHFFDVLVNGGTARTTIDDGVKALALAEAATLSWRENRTIDLSK from the coding sequence ATGATAGATGTTGCAGTCTTTGGCGCGGGCCGCATTGGCAAAATACACGCTGGTAATCTGGTTATGCAACCCGGCGTGCGCCTCAAATATGTGAGCGATGTGAATGTGCAGGCAGCGCAGGAATTGGCAAGTAAGCATGGCGCGCAAGTGGTCTCCATCGATGCGGCACTTGAGGACTCTAGCGTAGGCGCAGTATTAATTGCATCGAGCACAGACACCCATGCCGATTTGATCTTGCGCGCCGTGGCTGCCGGTAAAGCGATATTTTGCGAGAAGCCGGTTGACCTTACGCTGGAACGCGCCAAAGCCTGCGCGCAAGCAGTCGCCGATGCCAAAGTAACTTGCATGATTGGTTTCCAGCGCCGCTTTGATCCCACTTTTGAAGCGCTGAAGACGCGTCTGGCAGCGGGCGAAATTGGCGATCCTGAAATGCTGATCGTTACCAGCAGAGATCCCGGCGCGCCGCCAGTGTCTTATTTGAAAAGTTCAGGCGGTATTTTCAAAGACATGTTGATTCATGATTTCGATATATTTCGTTGGATTTTGGATGACGAAGCCGTCAGCATTTCAGCAACCGGCAGTTGCTTAAGCGATCCGGCGATTGCAGAAGCAGGCGATATTGATTCCGCAGTCGTTACGATACGTACCCGCCGTGGGCGTCTGTGTCAGATAAATACTAGCCGTCGCGCTGCCTATGGATACGATCAGCGTTTTGAAGTGCTGGGCAGCCAAGGGATGTTACAGGCGGGCAATCACAAACCGACTGAAGTCGTCTCGTCTACCGCGCATAACGTCAGCCAGGACTTGCCTGAACATTTCTTCCTAGAGCGTTATCGCGCCGCTTACGCCCGCGAAATCGCGCATTTTTTTGATGTTTTAGTTAACGGTGGGACTGCGCGCACGACCATCGATGACGGGGTTAAGGCATTGGCATTGGCCGAGGCAGCGACCTTATCATGGCGTGAAAACCGCACGATCGACCTATCCAAATGA
- a CDS encoding phosphoribosyltransferase, with amino-acid sequence MNVSNDQHLWVSWDAYNLAIEKLALNVHASGWKFDQILCLARGGLRPGDVCSRIFDVPLAILSTSSYREDAGKVQSDLDIGKHITMSRGSLAGRILLVDDLVDSGVTLDKVLRHLRENYSPVTEVKSAVIWWKECSTIKPDFYVEHLPTNPWIHQPFEDYDSLRPHQLEAWTKKGMVR; translated from the coding sequence ATGAATGTCTCCAATGATCAGCACCTGTGGGTTTCATGGGATGCGTATAATCTCGCGATCGAAAAGCTAGCGTTAAATGTGCATGCGTCTGGTTGGAAATTTGATCAGATTTTATGTCTGGCACGTGGCGGTTTGCGTCCCGGGGATGTTTGTTCTCGTATTTTTGACGTGCCGTTAGCGATTCTTTCGACCAGTTCTTATCGTGAGGATGCTGGCAAGGTGCAAAGCGACCTTGATATCGGAAAACACATCACTATGAGTCGTGGTTCGCTGGCCGGCAGAATTTTGCTGGTTGATGATCTGGTTGATTCGGGCGTGACGTTGGATAAGGTTTTGCGTCATTTACGGGAAAATTACTCACCCGTCACGGAAGTGAAATCAGCGGTAATTTGGTGGAAAGAGTGCTCGACGATCAAGCCGGACTTCTATGTCGAACATCTGCCTACCAATCCATGGATACATCAGCCTTTTGAAGATTACGACAGCTTGCGTCCGCATCAGCTTGAGGCTTGGACTAAAAAAGGGATGGTACGTTAA